A genomic stretch from Vibrio coralliilyticus includes:
- a CDS encoding 1-acylglycerol-3-phosphate O-acyltransferase has product MIALLRVFAVAIFAIVMFVFGCGYCLLSPRNPKHVFTFGRLFGKMSRVFGITLELRLPEDAYKRGQHIYIANHQNNWDLFTVSSAVTPKVVTVGKKSLAWMPLFGQLYWLTGNILIDRANRSKAKGTIDQVVDSMNQSDVSVWMFPEGTRSRGRGLLPFKTGAFHAAIGAKLPIIPIVCSSTDGLKLNRWNNGHVIVEMLPPISTESYGKENIRELATLCREQMKDKLESLDKEVAMLNQQAGIKV; this is encoded by the coding sequence ATGATTGCACTACTACGTGTATTCGCTGTCGCGATTTTTGCAATTGTGATGTTTGTGTTCGGTTGTGGCTACTGTTTATTGAGCCCACGTAACCCGAAACATGTCTTCACCTTTGGACGCTTGTTCGGCAAGATGTCGCGTGTTTTCGGCATTACACTTGAGTTGCGTTTACCTGAAGACGCATACAAACGCGGACAGCATATTTATATTGCTAACCACCAGAACAATTGGGATTTGTTTACCGTTTCTTCTGCAGTGACGCCAAAAGTCGTCACGGTAGGTAAAAAGAGCTTAGCGTGGATGCCCCTGTTTGGTCAGCTTTACTGGCTGACAGGTAACATTCTGATTGATCGTGCTAACCGCTCTAAAGCGAAAGGGACGATTGATCAAGTTGTGGATAGTATGAATCAAAGTGACGTATCAGTCTGGATGTTTCCTGAAGGAACGCGCTCACGTGGACGTGGTTTACTGCCTTTTAAAACTGGGGCTTTCCATGCTGCGATTGGCGCTAAACTTCCGATTATTCCGATTGTGTGTAGTTCGACGGATGGATTGAAGCTCAATCGTTGGAACAACGGGCATGTCATTGTTGAGATGTTACCGCCAATTAGTACTGAAAGTTATGGAAAAGAAAATATCCGTGAGCTTGCGACGCTGTGCCGAGAGCAGATGAAAGACAAGCTGGAGTCGCTAGATAAGGAAGTTGCCATGCTCAATCAGCAAGCAGGTATCAAAGTCTAA
- the murA gene encoding UDP-N-acetylglucosamine 1-carboxyvinyltransferase, translated as MDKFRVKGSKQPLVGEVTISGAKNAALPILFASILAEEPVEVANVPHLRDIDTTMELLKRLGAKVERNGSVHVDPSSINEYCAPYDLVKTMRASIWALGPLVARFGQGQVSLPGGCAIGARPVDLHIHGLEQLGATITLEDGYVKANVDGRLKGAHIVMDKVSVGATITIMCAATLAEGTTVLDNAAREPEIVDTAEFLNKLGAKISGAGTDTITIEGVERLGGGQHAVVADRIETGTFLVAAAVSGGKVVCRNTKAQLLEAVLAKLEEAGAKVETGEDWISVDMTDRELKAVTVRTAPHPGFPTDMQAQFTLLNLMAKGGGVITETIFENRFMHVPELMRMGAKAEIEGNTVICGDVEELSGAQVMATDLRASASLVIAGCIANGETIVDRIYHIDRGYDKIEDKLSALGANIERFRDSH; from the coding sequence ATGGATAAGTTTCGAGTAAAAGGGTCTAAGCAACCTCTGGTTGGCGAAGTCACGATCTCTGGTGCTAAAAATGCAGCACTGCCTATTCTTTTTGCATCAATCCTCGCGGAAGAGCCCGTCGAAGTGGCGAATGTTCCTCACTTGCGTGACATCGACACCACGATGGAATTATTGAAGCGTTTAGGGGCTAAAGTAGAGCGCAATGGTTCTGTGCATGTCGACCCAAGCAGTATCAATGAATACTGCGCACCATATGATTTGGTGAAAACAATGCGAGCATCTATCTGGGCTCTTGGTCCTCTCGTCGCACGTTTTGGTCAAGGTCAGGTTTCTTTACCTGGTGGTTGTGCGATTGGAGCTCGCCCTGTTGATCTGCACATTCATGGCCTAGAGCAGTTGGGCGCTACGATCACGCTAGAAGACGGTTATGTGAAAGCCAATGTTGATGGTCGCCTAAAAGGTGCGCATATCGTTATGGATAAGGTGAGTGTTGGTGCCACTATTACGATCATGTGTGCGGCTACCTTGGCTGAAGGGACGACGGTGCTCGACAATGCAGCCCGTGAGCCTGAAATTGTCGATACGGCGGAATTCCTGAATAAGCTTGGTGCTAAGATTTCTGGTGCCGGTACCGATACGATTACTATTGAAGGGGTTGAACGCCTTGGTGGTGGTCAACACGCTGTTGTGGCTGATCGCATTGAGACGGGCACTTTCCTTGTTGCTGCTGCTGTTTCTGGCGGTAAAGTTGTGTGTCGAAATACTAAGGCTCAACTCCTTGAAGCTGTGTTGGCTAAGCTGGAAGAAGCTGGTGCGAAAGTTGAGACAGGCGAAGACTGGATTTCCGTTGACATGACAGATCGCGAGCTGAAAGCGGTGACTGTGCGCACGGCGCCACACCCAGGCTTTCCTACGGATATGCAGGCTCAGTTCACTCTGCTTAACTTGATGGCCAAAGGTGGCGGTGTTATTACCGAGACCATTTTTGAAAATCGCTTTATGCATGTACCTGAATTAATGCGTATGGGCGCTAAAGCTGAAATTGAAGGCAACACTGTGATTTGTGGTGATGTCGAAGAACTCAGCGGCGCGCAGGTGATGGCTACTGACTTACGTGCTTCTGCGAGCTTGGTGATCGCAGGCTGTATTGCAAACGGTGAGACGATTGTTGATCGTATTTATCACATCGATCGTGGCTACGATAAAATTGAAGATAAATTGTCGGCTCTTGGGGCCAATATAGAGCGTTTTCGTGACTCTCACTAA
- the ibaG gene encoding BolA family iron metabolism protein IbaG, producing MDSAKVQQILEQALNLEEIHVKGEGSHYEVVAVDASFEGMSRVKKQQLIYAPLMEYIQRNDIHAVSIKAYSPEEWARDKKLMSL from the coding sequence GTGGATAGCGCAAAAGTACAACAGATTTTAGAACAAGCACTTAACCTGGAAGAAATACATGTTAAAGGTGAAGGCAGCCATTATGAAGTGGTCGCTGTTGATGCTAGTTTCGAAGGAATGAGCCGCGTTAAGAAGCAACAACTGATTTACGCTCCATTGATGGAATATATCCAAAGAAATGACATTCATGCCGTTTCTATCAAAGCTTACTCACCAGAAGAGTGGGCGCGTGATAAGAAGTTGATGTCACTGTAA
- a CDS encoding STAS domain-containing protein: MIPSQWLSLSDDQFQISGVLDRDSVPLLWRSLYNWKPNSSNVEVSLEKVERVDSAGMVMLIHLLEHAKKQNCHIMLSFVPKQLLTLFQLSNVEELIDGHLKN; encoded by the coding sequence ATGATTCCCTCGCAATGGCTAAGTCTGTCTGATGACCAGTTTCAAATTTCTGGTGTACTGGATAGAGACTCGGTCCCTCTCTTATGGCGCTCTCTGTATAACTGGAAGCCTAATAGCTCTAACGTTGAAGTGAGCTTAGAGAAGGTCGAAAGAGTCGATTCTGCGGGTATGGTGATGCTAATTCATCTATTAGAGCATGCAAAAAAGCAAAACTGTCATATAATGCTCAGCTTCGTGCCGAAACAACTGTTAACTTTATTTCAGTTGAGTAACGTCGAAGAGTTGATCGACGGGCATTTAAAGAATTAA
- the mlaC gene encoding phospholipid-binding protein MlaC, producing the protein MLKKLVLTLVAFALSFTVSAAQIDKTQPYQMMKQVSEQAFARLKAEQDQIHQNPDYLKVIVEEELMPYVNEKYAALKLLGPILKGAKREDVGQFIEAFRAYLVSSYAQVLTQYTNQEIEFGPEPNVSSKKSIIGVKVDIIDSPRPNIKLEFKLRKDKKSGEWKAFDMIAEGISLLSSKQSEWSSKLRQEGILAVAKDLEDLAAQPIRFESKSQ; encoded by the coding sequence ATGTTGAAAAAGTTAGTACTCACTCTGGTGGCGTTTGCTTTGTCGTTTACCGTTTCTGCGGCTCAAATAGATAAAACTCAACCTTACCAGATGATGAAACAGGTCTCTGAGCAGGCCTTTGCGAGATTGAAGGCGGAGCAAGATCAAATCCATCAAAACCCTGATTATCTCAAGGTCATCGTCGAAGAAGAGTTGATGCCATACGTCAATGAAAAGTATGCCGCACTTAAGTTATTAGGCCCTATTCTCAAAGGAGCAAAGCGTGAGGATGTCGGTCAGTTTATCGAGGCGTTTCGCGCTTATCTGGTGAGTTCATATGCTCAAGTGTTGACACAATACACTAATCAAGAAATTGAGTTTGGCCCTGAGCCTAACGTTAGCTCTAAGAAAAGTATTATTGGCGTTAAAGTTGACATCATTGACTCACCCCGCCCAAACATCAAGCTTGAGTTCAAACTTCGCAAGGACAAAAAGAGTGGTGAATGGAAGGCGTTTGATATGATTGCAGAGGGCATCAGCTTATTATCAAGTAAGCAATCTGAGTGGAGTAGCAAGTTACGTCAGGAAGGCATTCTCGCTGTCGCGAAAGACCTCGAAGACCTTGCCGCACAGCCGATCCGTTTTGAGAGTAAATCACAATGA
- the mlaD gene encoding outer membrane lipid asymmetry maintenance protein MlaD, which translates to MQQTRKTELLVGSFVLAGICAILVMIFQVADVKGLGSNDTYSLKAEFDNIGSLKVRSPVKVGGVVVGRVTNIGLNTENLLPVVTMAISSQYDQFPETSSVKILTSGLIGEQYIGLTPGFVFDDEQMLVEGDYIEDTKSALVLEDLIGQVLYSVGGSDSAKEEE; encoded by the coding sequence ATGCAACAAACAAGAAAAACTGAATTATTGGTAGGCAGCTTTGTCCTTGCTGGAATTTGCGCAATTTTGGTGATGATTTTTCAAGTCGCTGACGTAAAGGGGTTAGGCTCAAATGATACTTACTCACTGAAAGCAGAGTTCGATAACATCGGCAGCCTCAAAGTTCGCTCACCGGTTAAGGTCGGTGGGGTTGTGGTTGGACGTGTGACGAATATTGGTTTGAATACTGAAAACTTGCTGCCTGTTGTCACTATGGCCATCAGCAGTCAATATGACCAATTTCCCGAAACCTCCAGCGTTAAGATTCTCACTTCAGGTTTGATTGGTGAGCAATACATTGGTTTGACGCCGGGCTTTGTTTTTGATGACGAGCAAATGTTGGTAGAGGGTGACTATATTGAAGACACCAAATCAGCTTTAGTATTGGAAGATTTAATCGGTCAGGTGCTGTACAGCGTTGGTGGTTCTGATTCGGCTAAGGAAGAGGAATAA
- the mlaE gene encoding lipid asymmetry maintenance ABC transporter permease subunit MlaE: protein MLSDFANFVASTGRRAMGVCESFGRASLMLFGALVSRPRPIQHLPLLVKQLYSVGVQSLIIIVLSGLFIGMVLSLQGYVILVDFGAEGALGQMVALSLLRELGPVVTALLFAGRAGSALTAEIGLMKATEQLSSMEMMAVDPLKRVIAPRFWAGVISMPMLAMIFMAVGIWGGQLVGVDWKGIDHGSFWSAMQASVELGQDIGNSMIKSLVFAVTVTWIALFNGYDAIPTSEGISRATTRTVVHSSLAVLGLDFVLTALMFGN, encoded by the coding sequence ATGTTGTCTGACTTCGCGAATTTTGTCGCATCGACGGGGCGCAGAGCTATGGGGGTCTGCGAGTCTTTTGGTCGTGCCAGTTTAATGCTGTTTGGCGCTTTAGTATCACGTCCTCGTCCAATACAGCATCTGCCGCTGTTAGTGAAGCAACTATACAGCGTTGGTGTCCAGTCTCTTATTATTATTGTTCTATCCGGTTTGTTTATCGGCATGGTATTGAGCCTGCAAGGTTATGTCATTCTTGTCGATTTTGGTGCGGAAGGGGCATTAGGGCAGATGGTCGCTCTATCGCTCTTACGTGAATTAGGCCCTGTAGTGACTGCGCTGCTGTTTGCAGGCCGTGCAGGTTCTGCGTTGACGGCTGAAATTGGCCTAATGAAAGCGACCGAACAACTATCTAGCATGGAAATGATGGCTGTCGATCCACTTAAAAGAGTGATTGCTCCACGCTTCTGGGCTGGGGTGATTTCAATGCCTATGCTAGCAATGATTTTCATGGCGGTTGGCATCTGGGGTGGACAGTTGGTTGGGGTTGATTGGAAAGGGATAGATCATGGTAGCTTCTGGTCGGCTATGCAGGCGTCTGTTGAACTAGGACAGGATATTGGTAACAGCATGATTAAAAGCCTAGTGTTTGCTGTAACCGTAACATGGATTGCGCTGTTTAACGGCTACGATGCTATTCCTACTTCGGAAGGCATAAGCCGAGCAACGACACGCACCGTCGTACACTCTTCATTGGCGGTACTTGGCTTAGACTTTGTACTGACTGCATTGATGTTTGGGAACTAA